Proteins from a single region of Anopheles merus strain MAF unplaced genomic scaffold, AmerM5.1 LNR4000047, whole genome shotgun sequence:
- the LOC121601248 gene encoding uncharacterized protein LOC121601248 isoform X2 → MGHKEGYCSSAIRWNASRRKSAIRSVTIMEVGSGRGRSIDVLINRTKVRKMVDTGADITIASSRLWQQMGEPVLKPSTIMARTASGEQLNLLGEFTAKITLAQQREDCVIRVASENLSLFGRDAMDIFNLWNVPLATVCNQLSSHIHTV, encoded by the coding sequence ATGGGACACAAAGAAGGCTACTGTAGCTCGGCAATTCGTTGGAACgcgagcagaagaaaaagtgCGATCAGAAGCGTTACGATTATGGAAGTTGGAAGCGGGCGAGGAAGAAGCATCGATGTGCTGATAAATCGAACTAAGGTGAGAAAGATGGTGGATACCGGCGCAGACATAACCATCGCTTCATCGAGATTATGGCAACAGATGGGGGAACCAGTGTTGAAACCATCAACGATAATGGCAAGAACGGCATCGGGGGAGCAGCTGAATCTACTTGGGGAGTTTACTGCTAAAATTACACTAGCCCAACAACGCGAAGATTGTGTGATACGAGTGGCCTCGGAGAACCTCTCACTTTTTGGAAGAGATGCGATGGACATTTTCAACCTCTGGAACGTACCGCTGGCAACTGTTTGCAACCAACTGTCTTCG
- the LOC121601248 gene encoding uncharacterized protein LOC121601248 isoform X1, with the protein MGHKEGYCSSAIRWNASRRKSAIRSVTIMEVGSGRGRSIDVLINRTKMGEPVLKPSTIMARTASGEQLNLLGEFTAKITLAQQREDCVIRVASENLSLFGRDAMDIFNLWNVPLATVCNQLSSVSMGSNYFKDFEDLFLDEPGCCKQGRIQ; encoded by the exons ATGGGACACAAAGAAGGCTACTGTAGCTCGGCAATTCGTTGGAACgcgagcagaagaaaaagtgCGATCAGAAGCGTTACGATTATGGAAGTTGGAAGCGGGCGAGGAAGAAGCATCGATGTGCTGATAAATCGAACTAAG ATGGGGGAACCAGTGTTGAAACCATCAACGATAATGGCAAGAACGGCATCGGGGGAGCAGCTGAATCTACTTGGGGAGTTTACTGCTAAAATTACACTAGCCCAACAACGCGAAGATTGTGTGATACGAGTGGCCTCGGAGAACCTCTCACTTTTTGGAAGAGATGCGATGGACATTTTCAACCTCTGGAACGTACCGCTGGCAACTGTTTGCAACCAACTGTCTTCGGTGAGCATGGGTTCTAACtattttaaagattttgaaGATCTATTTTTAGATGAACCAGGATGCTGTAAGCAAGGAAGAATCCAGTAG